The Salvelinus alpinus chromosome 28, SLU_Salpinus.1, whole genome shotgun sequence genome includes a window with the following:
- the g6pd gene encoding glucose-6-phosphate 1-dehydrogenase isoform X1, which produces MGSASSAERPAGVAIAQQGPGKMSSIPLSRSEVFGELRKELHEDEEFRQSDAHIFIIMGASGDLAKKKIYPTLWWLFRDGLLPEQTHFVGFARSDLTVDAIKTACMPYLKVADSEAERLSVFFSRNSYVSGKYTEESAFSNLHTHLLSLPGGGEANRLFYLALPPSIYHDVTKNIKHHCMSTNRGWNRVIVEKPFGRDLQSSEELSTHLSSLFTEDQIYRIDHYLGKEMVQNLMVLRFGNRIFGPIWNRDSIACVVLTFKEPFGTQGRGGYFDDFGIIRDVMQNHLLQMLSLVAMEKPASTSSDDVRDEKVKVLKCIAPITMSDVVLGQYVGDPEGEGDAKLGYLDDPTVPKGSTQATFATAVLYVHNERWDGVPFILRCGKALNERKAEVRLQFTDVPGDIFGAQCRRNELVVRVQPNEAVYAKMMSKKPGVYFHPEETELDLTYKSRYKDVKLPDAYERLILDVFCGSQMHFVRSDELREAWRIFTPLLHQIENEKTPPTPYKYGSRGPTEADELSKRVGFRYEGTYKWVNPHRL; this is translated from the exons ATGGGAAGTGCATCGAGCGCTG AGAGACCGGCCGGTGTTGCCATTGCACAACAAGGACCCG GAAAAATGagctccattcccctctctcggTCCGAGGTGTTTGGGGAGCTGCGGAAGGAGCTGCATGAGGATGAGGAGTTCCGTCAGTCCGACGCTCACATCTTCATCATCATGGGAGCATCg GGGGATCTAGCCAAGAAGAAAATCTACCCAACTCTATG GTGGTTGTTTAGAGATGGGCTCCTTCCTGAACAGACTCACTTTGTGGGCTTTGCCCGCTCTGACCTCACGGTGGATGCCATCAAAACTGCCTGCATGCCCTATCTGAAG GTGGCAGACTCTGAGGCGGAACGGTTGTCTGTGTTCTTCAGCCGTAACTCTTATGTCAGTGGGAAGTACACTGAGGAGAGTGCCTTCTCCAACCTCCACACCCACCTGTTGTCCCTGCCCGGGGGTGGTGAGGCCAACCGCCTCTTCTACCTGGCCCTGCCGCCCAGCATCTACCACGATGTCACCAAGAACATTAAGCACCACTGCATGAGCACCAA taGGGGCTGGAACAGGGTGATTGTGGAGAAGCCGTTTGGTCGTGACCTGCAGAGCTCTGAGGAGCtgtccacccacctctcctcCCTGTTTACTGAGGATCAGATCTACCGCATAGACCACTACCTGGGCAAGGAGATGGTGCAGAACCTCATGGTCctcag GTTCGGGAACCGGATCTTTGGGCCAATCTGGAACAGGGACAGCATAGCGTGTGTGGTCCTCACCTTCAAAGAACCCTTCGGCACCCAGGGCCGAGGCGGCTACTTTGACGACTTTGGCATCATCCG TGATGTCATGCAGAACCACTTGCTCCAGATGCTCTCTCTGGTTGCCATGGAGAAGCCAGCCTCCACCAGCTCTGATGATGTCAGGGATgaaaag GTGAAGGTGCTGAAGTGCATCGCCCCCATTACCATGTCAGATGTGGTGTTGGGGCAGTACGTGGGCGacccagagggagagggggacgcCAAGCTGGGTTACCTTGATGACCCCACTGTCCCCAAAGGCTCCACCCAGGCCACCTTTGCCACAGCTGTGCTCTACGTGCACAACGAGCGCTGGGATG GTGTTCCCTTCATCCTGCGTTGCGGCAAAGCCCTGAATGAGCGGAAAGCAGAGGTCCGGTTGCAGTTCACCGACGTCCCGGGGGACATCTTTGGCGCGCAGTGTCGTAGGAATGAGCTGGTTGTGCGCGTGCAGCCCAACGAGGCCGTCTACGCCAAGATGATGAGCAAGAAACCAGGCGTGTACTTCCACCCCGAGGAGACGGAGCTGGACCTCACCTACAAGAGCAGATACAAG GATGTGAAGTTGCCCGACGCCTACGAGCGTCTCATCCTGGACGTCTTCTGTGGCAGCCAGATGCACTTTGTCAGAAG TGATGAGCTGAGGGAAGCCTGGAGGATCTTTACGCCTCTCCTTCATCAGATAGAGAACGAGAAGACTCCCCCCACACCCTACAAATATGGAAG CCGGGGTCCAACGGAAGCGGACGAGCTCTCAAAGAGGGTCGGTTTCCGTTACGAAGGAACATACAAATGGGTCAACCCCCACCGActgtga
- the g6pd gene encoding glucose-6-phosphate 1-dehydrogenase isoform X2: MGSASSAERPAGVAIAQQGPGKMSSIPLSRSEVFGELRKELHEDEEFRQSDAHIFIIMGASGDLAKKKIYPTLWWLFRDGLLPEQTHFVGFARSDLTVDAIKTACMPYLKVADSEAERLSVFFSRNSYVSGKYTEESAFSNLHTHLLSLPGGGEANRLFYLALPPSIYHDVTKNIKHHCMSTKGWNRVIVEKPFGRDLQSSEELSTHLSSLFTEDQIYRIDHYLGKEMVQNLMVLRFGNRIFGPIWNRDSIACVVLTFKEPFGTQGRGGYFDDFGIIRDVMQNHLLQMLSLVAMEKPASTSSDDVRDEKVKVLKCIAPITMSDVVLGQYVGDPEGEGDAKLGYLDDPTVPKGSTQATFATAVLYVHNERWDGVPFILRCGKALNERKAEVRLQFTDVPGDIFGAQCRRNELVVRVQPNEAVYAKMMSKKPGVYFHPEETELDLTYKSRYKDVKLPDAYERLILDVFCGSQMHFVRSDELREAWRIFTPLLHQIENEKTPPTPYKYGSRGPTEADELSKRVGFRYEGTYKWVNPHRL; the protein is encoded by the exons ATGGGAAGTGCATCGAGCGCTG AGAGACCGGCCGGTGTTGCCATTGCACAACAAGGACCCG GAAAAATGagctccattcccctctctcggTCCGAGGTGTTTGGGGAGCTGCGGAAGGAGCTGCATGAGGATGAGGAGTTCCGTCAGTCCGACGCTCACATCTTCATCATCATGGGAGCATCg GGGGATCTAGCCAAGAAGAAAATCTACCCAACTCTATG GTGGTTGTTTAGAGATGGGCTCCTTCCTGAACAGACTCACTTTGTGGGCTTTGCCCGCTCTGACCTCACGGTGGATGCCATCAAAACTGCCTGCATGCCCTATCTGAAG GTGGCAGACTCTGAGGCGGAACGGTTGTCTGTGTTCTTCAGCCGTAACTCTTATGTCAGTGGGAAGTACACTGAGGAGAGTGCCTTCTCCAACCTCCACACCCACCTGTTGTCCCTGCCCGGGGGTGGTGAGGCCAACCGCCTCTTCTACCTGGCCCTGCCGCCCAGCATCTACCACGATGTCACCAAGAACATTAAGCACCACTGCATGAGCACCAA GGGCTGGAACAGGGTGATTGTGGAGAAGCCGTTTGGTCGTGACCTGCAGAGCTCTGAGGAGCtgtccacccacctctcctcCCTGTTTACTGAGGATCAGATCTACCGCATAGACCACTACCTGGGCAAGGAGATGGTGCAGAACCTCATGGTCctcag GTTCGGGAACCGGATCTTTGGGCCAATCTGGAACAGGGACAGCATAGCGTGTGTGGTCCTCACCTTCAAAGAACCCTTCGGCACCCAGGGCCGAGGCGGCTACTTTGACGACTTTGGCATCATCCG TGATGTCATGCAGAACCACTTGCTCCAGATGCTCTCTCTGGTTGCCATGGAGAAGCCAGCCTCCACCAGCTCTGATGATGTCAGGGATgaaaag GTGAAGGTGCTGAAGTGCATCGCCCCCATTACCATGTCAGATGTGGTGTTGGGGCAGTACGTGGGCGacccagagggagagggggacgcCAAGCTGGGTTACCTTGATGACCCCACTGTCCCCAAAGGCTCCACCCAGGCCACCTTTGCCACAGCTGTGCTCTACGTGCACAACGAGCGCTGGGATG GTGTTCCCTTCATCCTGCGTTGCGGCAAAGCCCTGAATGAGCGGAAAGCAGAGGTCCGGTTGCAGTTCACCGACGTCCCGGGGGACATCTTTGGCGCGCAGTGTCGTAGGAATGAGCTGGTTGTGCGCGTGCAGCCCAACGAGGCCGTCTACGCCAAGATGATGAGCAAGAAACCAGGCGTGTACTTCCACCCCGAGGAGACGGAGCTGGACCTCACCTACAAGAGCAGATACAAG GATGTGAAGTTGCCCGACGCCTACGAGCGTCTCATCCTGGACGTCTTCTGTGGCAGCCAGATGCACTTTGTCAGAAG TGATGAGCTGAGGGAAGCCTGGAGGATCTTTACGCCTCTCCTTCATCAGATAGAGAACGAGAAGACTCCCCCCACACCCTACAAATATGGAAG CCGGGGTCCAACGGAAGCGGACGAGCTCTCAAAGAGGGTCGGTTTCCGTTACGAAGGAACATACAAATGGGTCAACCCCCACCGActgtga
- the g6pd gene encoding glucose-6-phosphate 1-dehydrogenase isoform X5 encodes MGSASSAGKMSSIPLSRSEVFGELRKELHEDEEFRQSDAHIFIIMGASGDLAKKKIYPTLWWLFRDGLLPEQTHFVGFARSDLTVDAIKTACMPYLKVADSEAERLSVFFSRNSYVSGKYTEESAFSNLHTHLLSLPGGGEANRLFYLALPPSIYHDVTKNIKHHCMSTKGWNRVIVEKPFGRDLQSSEELSTHLSSLFTEDQIYRIDHYLGKEMVQNLMVLRFGNRIFGPIWNRDSIACVVLTFKEPFGTQGRGGYFDDFGIIRDVMQNHLLQMLSLVAMEKPASTSSDDVRDEKVKVLKCIAPITMSDVVLGQYVGDPEGEGDAKLGYLDDPTVPKGSTQATFATAVLYVHNERWDGVPFILRCGKALNERKAEVRLQFTDVPGDIFGAQCRRNELVVRVQPNEAVYAKMMSKKPGVYFHPEETELDLTYKSRYKDVKLPDAYERLILDVFCGSQMHFVRSDELREAWRIFTPLLHQIENEKTPPTPYKYGSRGPTEADELSKRVGFRYEGTYKWVNPHRL; translated from the exons ATGGGAAGTGCATCGAGCGCTG GAAAAATGagctccattcccctctctcggTCCGAGGTGTTTGGGGAGCTGCGGAAGGAGCTGCATGAGGATGAGGAGTTCCGTCAGTCCGACGCTCACATCTTCATCATCATGGGAGCATCg GGGGATCTAGCCAAGAAGAAAATCTACCCAACTCTATG GTGGTTGTTTAGAGATGGGCTCCTTCCTGAACAGACTCACTTTGTGGGCTTTGCCCGCTCTGACCTCACGGTGGATGCCATCAAAACTGCCTGCATGCCCTATCTGAAG GTGGCAGACTCTGAGGCGGAACGGTTGTCTGTGTTCTTCAGCCGTAACTCTTATGTCAGTGGGAAGTACACTGAGGAGAGTGCCTTCTCCAACCTCCACACCCACCTGTTGTCCCTGCCCGGGGGTGGTGAGGCCAACCGCCTCTTCTACCTGGCCCTGCCGCCCAGCATCTACCACGATGTCACCAAGAACATTAAGCACCACTGCATGAGCACCAA GGGCTGGAACAGGGTGATTGTGGAGAAGCCGTTTGGTCGTGACCTGCAGAGCTCTGAGGAGCtgtccacccacctctcctcCCTGTTTACTGAGGATCAGATCTACCGCATAGACCACTACCTGGGCAAGGAGATGGTGCAGAACCTCATGGTCctcag GTTCGGGAACCGGATCTTTGGGCCAATCTGGAACAGGGACAGCATAGCGTGTGTGGTCCTCACCTTCAAAGAACCCTTCGGCACCCAGGGCCGAGGCGGCTACTTTGACGACTTTGGCATCATCCG TGATGTCATGCAGAACCACTTGCTCCAGATGCTCTCTCTGGTTGCCATGGAGAAGCCAGCCTCCACCAGCTCTGATGATGTCAGGGATgaaaag GTGAAGGTGCTGAAGTGCATCGCCCCCATTACCATGTCAGATGTGGTGTTGGGGCAGTACGTGGGCGacccagagggagagggggacgcCAAGCTGGGTTACCTTGATGACCCCACTGTCCCCAAAGGCTCCACCCAGGCCACCTTTGCCACAGCTGTGCTCTACGTGCACAACGAGCGCTGGGATG GTGTTCCCTTCATCCTGCGTTGCGGCAAAGCCCTGAATGAGCGGAAAGCAGAGGTCCGGTTGCAGTTCACCGACGTCCCGGGGGACATCTTTGGCGCGCAGTGTCGTAGGAATGAGCTGGTTGTGCGCGTGCAGCCCAACGAGGCCGTCTACGCCAAGATGATGAGCAAGAAACCAGGCGTGTACTTCCACCCCGAGGAGACGGAGCTGGACCTCACCTACAAGAGCAGATACAAG GATGTGAAGTTGCCCGACGCCTACGAGCGTCTCATCCTGGACGTCTTCTGTGGCAGCCAGATGCACTTTGTCAGAAG TGATGAGCTGAGGGAAGCCTGGAGGATCTTTACGCCTCTCCTTCATCAGATAGAGAACGAGAAGACTCCCCCCACACCCTACAAATATGGAAG CCGGGGTCCAACGGAAGCGGACGAGCTCTCAAAGAGGGTCGGTTTCCGTTACGAAGGAACATACAAATGGGTCAACCCCCACCGActgtga
- the g6pd gene encoding glucose-6-phosphate 1-dehydrogenase isoform X6, with product MAGRKMSSIPLSRSEVFGELRKELHEDEEFRQSDAHIFIIMGASGDLAKKKIYPTLWWLFRDGLLPEQTHFVGFARSDLTVDAIKTACMPYLKVADSEAERLSVFFSRNSYVSGKYTEESAFSNLHTHLLSLPGGGEANRLFYLALPPSIYHDVTKNIKHHCMSTNRGWNRVIVEKPFGRDLQSSEELSTHLSSLFTEDQIYRIDHYLGKEMVQNLMVLRFGNRIFGPIWNRDSIACVVLTFKEPFGTQGRGGYFDDFGIIRDVMQNHLLQMLSLVAMEKPASTSSDDVRDEKVKVLKCIAPITMSDVVLGQYVGDPEGEGDAKLGYLDDPTVPKGSTQATFATAVLYVHNERWDGVPFILRCGKALNERKAEVRLQFTDVPGDIFGAQCRRNELVVRVQPNEAVYAKMMSKKPGVYFHPEETELDLTYKSRYKDVKLPDAYERLILDVFCGSQMHFVRSDELREAWRIFTPLLHQIENEKTPPTPYKYGSRGPTEADELSKRVGFRYEGTYKWVNPHRL from the exons ATGGCTGGAA GAAAAATGagctccattcccctctctcggTCCGAGGTGTTTGGGGAGCTGCGGAAGGAGCTGCATGAGGATGAGGAGTTCCGTCAGTCCGACGCTCACATCTTCATCATCATGGGAGCATCg GGGGATCTAGCCAAGAAGAAAATCTACCCAACTCTATG GTGGTTGTTTAGAGATGGGCTCCTTCCTGAACAGACTCACTTTGTGGGCTTTGCCCGCTCTGACCTCACGGTGGATGCCATCAAAACTGCCTGCATGCCCTATCTGAAG GTGGCAGACTCTGAGGCGGAACGGTTGTCTGTGTTCTTCAGCCGTAACTCTTATGTCAGTGGGAAGTACACTGAGGAGAGTGCCTTCTCCAACCTCCACACCCACCTGTTGTCCCTGCCCGGGGGTGGTGAGGCCAACCGCCTCTTCTACCTGGCCCTGCCGCCCAGCATCTACCACGATGTCACCAAGAACATTAAGCACCACTGCATGAGCACCAA taGGGGCTGGAACAGGGTGATTGTGGAGAAGCCGTTTGGTCGTGACCTGCAGAGCTCTGAGGAGCtgtccacccacctctcctcCCTGTTTACTGAGGATCAGATCTACCGCATAGACCACTACCTGGGCAAGGAGATGGTGCAGAACCTCATGGTCctcag GTTCGGGAACCGGATCTTTGGGCCAATCTGGAACAGGGACAGCATAGCGTGTGTGGTCCTCACCTTCAAAGAACCCTTCGGCACCCAGGGCCGAGGCGGCTACTTTGACGACTTTGGCATCATCCG TGATGTCATGCAGAACCACTTGCTCCAGATGCTCTCTCTGGTTGCCATGGAGAAGCCAGCCTCCACCAGCTCTGATGATGTCAGGGATgaaaag GTGAAGGTGCTGAAGTGCATCGCCCCCATTACCATGTCAGATGTGGTGTTGGGGCAGTACGTGGGCGacccagagggagagggggacgcCAAGCTGGGTTACCTTGATGACCCCACTGTCCCCAAAGGCTCCACCCAGGCCACCTTTGCCACAGCTGTGCTCTACGTGCACAACGAGCGCTGGGATG GTGTTCCCTTCATCCTGCGTTGCGGCAAAGCCCTGAATGAGCGGAAAGCAGAGGTCCGGTTGCAGTTCACCGACGTCCCGGGGGACATCTTTGGCGCGCAGTGTCGTAGGAATGAGCTGGTTGTGCGCGTGCAGCCCAACGAGGCCGTCTACGCCAAGATGATGAGCAAGAAACCAGGCGTGTACTTCCACCCCGAGGAGACGGAGCTGGACCTCACCTACAAGAGCAGATACAAG GATGTGAAGTTGCCCGACGCCTACGAGCGTCTCATCCTGGACGTCTTCTGTGGCAGCCAGATGCACTTTGTCAGAAG TGATGAGCTGAGGGAAGCCTGGAGGATCTTTACGCCTCTCCTTCATCAGATAGAGAACGAGAAGACTCCCCCCACACCCTACAAATATGGAAG CCGGGGTCCAACGGAAGCGGACGAGCTCTCAAAGAGGGTCGGTTTCCGTTACGAAGGAACATACAAATGGGTCAACCCCCACCGActgtga
- the g6pd gene encoding glucose-6-phosphate 1-dehydrogenase isoform X4, producing the protein MGSASSAGKMSSIPLSRSEVFGELRKELHEDEEFRQSDAHIFIIMGASGDLAKKKIYPTLWWLFRDGLLPEQTHFVGFARSDLTVDAIKTACMPYLKVADSEAERLSVFFSRNSYVSGKYTEESAFSNLHTHLLSLPGGGEANRLFYLALPPSIYHDVTKNIKHHCMSTNRGWNRVIVEKPFGRDLQSSEELSTHLSSLFTEDQIYRIDHYLGKEMVQNLMVLRFGNRIFGPIWNRDSIACVVLTFKEPFGTQGRGGYFDDFGIIRDVMQNHLLQMLSLVAMEKPASTSSDDVRDEKVKVLKCIAPITMSDVVLGQYVGDPEGEGDAKLGYLDDPTVPKGSTQATFATAVLYVHNERWDGVPFILRCGKALNERKAEVRLQFTDVPGDIFGAQCRRNELVVRVQPNEAVYAKMMSKKPGVYFHPEETELDLTYKSRYKDVKLPDAYERLILDVFCGSQMHFVRSDELREAWRIFTPLLHQIENEKTPPTPYKYGSRGPTEADELSKRVGFRYEGTYKWVNPHRL; encoded by the exons ATGGGAAGTGCATCGAGCGCTG GAAAAATGagctccattcccctctctcggTCCGAGGTGTTTGGGGAGCTGCGGAAGGAGCTGCATGAGGATGAGGAGTTCCGTCAGTCCGACGCTCACATCTTCATCATCATGGGAGCATCg GGGGATCTAGCCAAGAAGAAAATCTACCCAACTCTATG GTGGTTGTTTAGAGATGGGCTCCTTCCTGAACAGACTCACTTTGTGGGCTTTGCCCGCTCTGACCTCACGGTGGATGCCATCAAAACTGCCTGCATGCCCTATCTGAAG GTGGCAGACTCTGAGGCGGAACGGTTGTCTGTGTTCTTCAGCCGTAACTCTTATGTCAGTGGGAAGTACACTGAGGAGAGTGCCTTCTCCAACCTCCACACCCACCTGTTGTCCCTGCCCGGGGGTGGTGAGGCCAACCGCCTCTTCTACCTGGCCCTGCCGCCCAGCATCTACCACGATGTCACCAAGAACATTAAGCACCACTGCATGAGCACCAA taGGGGCTGGAACAGGGTGATTGTGGAGAAGCCGTTTGGTCGTGACCTGCAGAGCTCTGAGGAGCtgtccacccacctctcctcCCTGTTTACTGAGGATCAGATCTACCGCATAGACCACTACCTGGGCAAGGAGATGGTGCAGAACCTCATGGTCctcag GTTCGGGAACCGGATCTTTGGGCCAATCTGGAACAGGGACAGCATAGCGTGTGTGGTCCTCACCTTCAAAGAACCCTTCGGCACCCAGGGCCGAGGCGGCTACTTTGACGACTTTGGCATCATCCG TGATGTCATGCAGAACCACTTGCTCCAGATGCTCTCTCTGGTTGCCATGGAGAAGCCAGCCTCCACCAGCTCTGATGATGTCAGGGATgaaaag GTGAAGGTGCTGAAGTGCATCGCCCCCATTACCATGTCAGATGTGGTGTTGGGGCAGTACGTGGGCGacccagagggagagggggacgcCAAGCTGGGTTACCTTGATGACCCCACTGTCCCCAAAGGCTCCACCCAGGCCACCTTTGCCACAGCTGTGCTCTACGTGCACAACGAGCGCTGGGATG GTGTTCCCTTCATCCTGCGTTGCGGCAAAGCCCTGAATGAGCGGAAAGCAGAGGTCCGGTTGCAGTTCACCGACGTCCCGGGGGACATCTTTGGCGCGCAGTGTCGTAGGAATGAGCTGGTTGTGCGCGTGCAGCCCAACGAGGCCGTCTACGCCAAGATGATGAGCAAGAAACCAGGCGTGTACTTCCACCCCGAGGAGACGGAGCTGGACCTCACCTACAAGAGCAGATACAAG GATGTGAAGTTGCCCGACGCCTACGAGCGTCTCATCCTGGACGTCTTCTGTGGCAGCCAGATGCACTTTGTCAGAAG TGATGAGCTGAGGGAAGCCTGGAGGATCTTTACGCCTCTCCTTCATCAGATAGAGAACGAGAAGACTCCCCCCACACCCTACAAATATGGAAG CCGGGGTCCAACGGAAGCGGACGAGCTCTCAAAGAGGGTCGGTTTCCGTTACGAAGGAACATACAAATGGGTCAACCCCCACCGActgtga
- the g6pd gene encoding glucose-6-phosphate 1-dehydrogenase isoform X3 — protein sequence MAGKRPAGVAIAQQGPGKMSSIPLSRSEVFGELRKELHEDEEFRQSDAHIFIIMGASGDLAKKKIYPTLWWLFRDGLLPEQTHFVGFARSDLTVDAIKTACMPYLKVADSEAERLSVFFSRNSYVSGKYTEESAFSNLHTHLLSLPGGGEANRLFYLALPPSIYHDVTKNIKHHCMSTNRGWNRVIVEKPFGRDLQSSEELSTHLSSLFTEDQIYRIDHYLGKEMVQNLMVLRFGNRIFGPIWNRDSIACVVLTFKEPFGTQGRGGYFDDFGIIRDVMQNHLLQMLSLVAMEKPASTSSDDVRDEKVKVLKCIAPITMSDVVLGQYVGDPEGEGDAKLGYLDDPTVPKGSTQATFATAVLYVHNERWDGVPFILRCGKALNERKAEVRLQFTDVPGDIFGAQCRRNELVVRVQPNEAVYAKMMSKKPGVYFHPEETELDLTYKSRYKDVKLPDAYERLILDVFCGSQMHFVRSDELREAWRIFTPLLHQIENEKTPPTPYKYGSRGPTEADELSKRVGFRYEGTYKWVNPHRL from the exons ATGGCTGGAA AGAGACCGGCCGGTGTTGCCATTGCACAACAAGGACCCG GAAAAATGagctccattcccctctctcggTCCGAGGTGTTTGGGGAGCTGCGGAAGGAGCTGCATGAGGATGAGGAGTTCCGTCAGTCCGACGCTCACATCTTCATCATCATGGGAGCATCg GGGGATCTAGCCAAGAAGAAAATCTACCCAACTCTATG GTGGTTGTTTAGAGATGGGCTCCTTCCTGAACAGACTCACTTTGTGGGCTTTGCCCGCTCTGACCTCACGGTGGATGCCATCAAAACTGCCTGCATGCCCTATCTGAAG GTGGCAGACTCTGAGGCGGAACGGTTGTCTGTGTTCTTCAGCCGTAACTCTTATGTCAGTGGGAAGTACACTGAGGAGAGTGCCTTCTCCAACCTCCACACCCACCTGTTGTCCCTGCCCGGGGGTGGTGAGGCCAACCGCCTCTTCTACCTGGCCCTGCCGCCCAGCATCTACCACGATGTCACCAAGAACATTAAGCACCACTGCATGAGCACCAA taGGGGCTGGAACAGGGTGATTGTGGAGAAGCCGTTTGGTCGTGACCTGCAGAGCTCTGAGGAGCtgtccacccacctctcctcCCTGTTTACTGAGGATCAGATCTACCGCATAGACCACTACCTGGGCAAGGAGATGGTGCAGAACCTCATGGTCctcag GTTCGGGAACCGGATCTTTGGGCCAATCTGGAACAGGGACAGCATAGCGTGTGTGGTCCTCACCTTCAAAGAACCCTTCGGCACCCAGGGCCGAGGCGGCTACTTTGACGACTTTGGCATCATCCG TGATGTCATGCAGAACCACTTGCTCCAGATGCTCTCTCTGGTTGCCATGGAGAAGCCAGCCTCCACCAGCTCTGATGATGTCAGGGATgaaaag GTGAAGGTGCTGAAGTGCATCGCCCCCATTACCATGTCAGATGTGGTGTTGGGGCAGTACGTGGGCGacccagagggagagggggacgcCAAGCTGGGTTACCTTGATGACCCCACTGTCCCCAAAGGCTCCACCCAGGCCACCTTTGCCACAGCTGTGCTCTACGTGCACAACGAGCGCTGGGATG GTGTTCCCTTCATCCTGCGTTGCGGCAAAGCCCTGAATGAGCGGAAAGCAGAGGTCCGGTTGCAGTTCACCGACGTCCCGGGGGACATCTTTGGCGCGCAGTGTCGTAGGAATGAGCTGGTTGTGCGCGTGCAGCCCAACGAGGCCGTCTACGCCAAGATGATGAGCAAGAAACCAGGCGTGTACTTCCACCCCGAGGAGACGGAGCTGGACCTCACCTACAAGAGCAGATACAAG GATGTGAAGTTGCCCGACGCCTACGAGCGTCTCATCCTGGACGTCTTCTGTGGCAGCCAGATGCACTTTGTCAGAAG TGATGAGCTGAGGGAAGCCTGGAGGATCTTTACGCCTCTCCTTCATCAGATAGAGAACGAGAAGACTCCCCCCACACCCTACAAATATGGAAG CCGGGGTCCAACGGAAGCGGACGAGCTCTCAAAGAGGGTCGGTTTCCGTTACGAAGGAACATACAAATGGGTCAACCCCCACCGActgtga